One Gordonia sp. SID5947 genomic region harbors:
- a CDS encoding DUF5995 family protein → MPRPSAPPPGSPPPIPPVTTIDEVVAALHTIIDWSIGTPSRLGYFAALYKRITLAVGVAIDEGLFDDGPRMERFDALFASRYLDAVNGHFHPGRFPKPTRSWRTTFAGADHSEPIILQHMISGINSHIVLDLGIAAVETTGGRKLPSLRRDFDTVNAVLAGQVNGVVADLNELSPALADIYAVLAEHQIFLLNEAIKAFRDSAWRFATVLALEPGLLRRATIAARDLQVARQSALVFDPPGVIGVLDRAVLEVAERESRDVSRNIAVLDEVASSPSPITTTLS, encoded by the coding sequence ATGCCGCGACCGAGCGCTCCGCCACCCGGCTCGCCCCCACCGATTCCGCCGGTCACCACCATCGACGAGGTGGTGGCAGCCCTCCACACGATCATCGATTGGTCGATCGGCACCCCGAGCCGATTGGGATACTTTGCCGCGCTGTACAAACGGATCACCCTGGCGGTGGGGGTGGCAATCGACGAAGGCTTGTTCGACGACGGCCCGCGTATGGAACGGTTCGACGCCCTGTTCGCGTCTCGATACCTCGACGCGGTCAACGGCCATTTCCACCCCGGCCGGTTTCCGAAACCGACTCGGTCGTGGCGCACCACCTTCGCCGGCGCCGACCATTCCGAACCGATCATCCTGCAGCACATGATCTCCGGGATCAACAGCCACATCGTGCTCGATCTCGGTATCGCCGCGGTGGAGACGACCGGCGGCCGGAAGCTGCCATCTCTGCGACGAGATTTCGACACCGTGAACGCGGTGCTGGCCGGCCAGGTGAACGGTGTGGTGGCAGACCTGAACGAGCTGTCCCCGGCGTTGGCAGACATCTACGCCGTCCTCGCCGAGCACCAGATCTTCCTGCTGAACGAGGCCATCAAGGCGTTTCGCGACAGCGCCTGGCGGTTCGCCACCGTGCTGGCGCTCGAGCCTGGTCTCCTGCGGCGGGCAACGATCGCCGCACGAGATCTGCAGGTGGCCCGCCAGTCGGCACTCGTGTTCGATCCGCCCGGTGTGATCGGCGTACTCGACCGGGCGGTGCTGGAGGTGGCCGAGCGCGAGAGTCGCGATGTGTCACGCAACATCGCGGTGCTCGACGAGGTGGCCTCCTCGCCGTCGCCGATCACCACGACACTCAGCTGA